From the genome of Pirellulales bacterium:
GCGAGCTTCAATGGGGCCGCGATCTATCGATCGCGGAAAGGGCGTAAAGAGCTTTAACGCTCTCGGCGACGAAAACGCTTCAATGGGGCCCGCGTCGCAAGTCCAGGACGGGAAAAATTGGCTGCCGAGCCCCCGACCCACAAGCCGGGTTCTCGGCTGCAGGCTTGCCTCCGTGCTCGCCAGCTTTTCGCCAACGAGGGGATTCTAACGCATTTCAAAACAGTTGCAAGTTCGTTTTCGTCGCGGAGAGCGTCAGCCGTCGTTTTGACCTTTCAGCAGAGTTTATGGAGGGACTCTCGACATGGCAAAGGGAGCACTTCGTTCGCCCGTGAACCGGCGGTAGCCAAGCGAATATAGGCGGCGGTTTTACCGAGGCCGGTTTGAAAGTCGAGCAGTCGCGGGAGCGGGTTCGATAGGGCCAATCGCTCCTGATACGGATCGGGCATGCCCGTGGCTTGACGGAAGAATGCGCGAAACCCAACCGCGGGGCGAGAGTTATTCGCCATCATTGAGCCCCCGATGCCAGCTTGTTTCTTGGATCACGTATGTATACCTGCACGAATGAGGAAATCAAGCCCCCCTCGTATAATTATTTGTCGCGGGTCTCGGACCCATCCGGCATCGGAGGAATCTCTGATCCGCTCGATGCCGAAGACATTTGACGAATCGCTTCGTCGAGCATTCCCGATAAGATATCTTGCTTGACCGAAACAGGGCTCGCTAAAGGATCGGTCGCCATCGCGTAATTCGACAGCTAGGTCCATTTGCATCCTCGGGAGTTCGATCGCGGCCTTGAAAATGGATTTCCAGAATGCCGAAGATGCCGGCCGCGAATTACGATCGAGTCGTCGCAGTCCTGGAACGCCTCGGCTTCGTCGTCGTTCGGCAGCGCGGAAGCCATATCCGAATGGAGAAAGCCCTTCCGGACGAAACGCTGAAGATTACGGTGCCAGCGCATCGACCAATCAAGCGATCAACATTGAGCCACATTCTCAAACAGGCTGCCGTTTCTCTCGACGATTTTTTGGCCGCGTTGTAGAATTGACTTGACGGCGTTGGCGCCGCAACCGATTGGCTGCGGTCCAATTGAAGCCGCCGCTCCGCGGAGTTGATGCCCTCGACCATTCGCCTCTCTTCTCTACGCAGTCGAAAGACTGCGGCCCCATTGAAGATGCAATTCAGAATTGTCTTCGAAGCGTCTGATGACGGTGGCTACACGGTTTATGTGCCGGCGCTACCGGGATGTATTTCGGAAGGCAATACGGTCGAAGAAGCTCGCACAAACATCGCGGAAGCCATCGCGCTCTATCTGGACGAGAAGAGGGAGACAGGCACCCTTTGCTCACCGGGCATCGCAAAGCGAGCCAGTCCCCGGGCAAGCGGACGAGGAGAGGGGGACGGGCACTCTTTGCTCACCGGGCATCGCAAAGTGAGCCAGTCCCCGGCGGCGGCACAATCGACCGCCGAAACCGCTGCCTTGGTTTTCAGCGAGGCCAGGTCGTTTCGCGGCGGCAATATTGGCGAGCCCAATGCACGTGGCGCATCAGAACGTCGCCATCCATCGTGTGCAACGATTTCACGTCGCGAAATGGCACCCCCGAATCCAATACCAGCCTGATCATTTCGTCGTAATTCAATTCGGCCACCTGCGAAAAGCTCAGCGCTGCGATTTCCTTCCTCGTCCAGTGCCGTGCGCGAAGAGTGGTGGCCATAATCGAGTGCACGCGTTTTGCGCTGCGAATGAACTGGGCTTGCCCGAAAAATAGCTTCCGCTGTTCAAAACCCCTCACCCATCGCCTCTCCCGCAAGCAGAGACGCGGCTGCAGAGAAGTTATTTGTCGGCCGAGCCTTTTGAGAACTCGGTTGCTGCTCCAGCAAAAGATTTTCAGAAACCAACGCAAAGCCTATGCCGCTCTCGGGGCTTCTTATTTTCAGCGGAATTCGCCGGGAAGTACTGCTATTTCGTCTTTGGTCCGCACGAAAGTGCGCACGATTCAGGCAGATTTGTGCCCCATTTGTCGGCATGCCCGAGATTGGACCGGCGCGCGATTGGCCGATTGGTGCTTGTTTGGCGGCGAGGTAGAATGTTGCGACGAGCGGGGGTGTCGCGAGCGGACAGTTCGTCGAATCGTTTTTTGGGATGGGTGGCCGAGCGGTCTAAGGCGGCGGTCTTGAAAACCGCTGTGGGCGAAAGTCCACCGGGGGTTCGAATCCCTCCCCATCCGCTTTATTTCTCGCCGAGTATGGCGTGGGCACCGTTGCTCTCCAAGACCTTCTTGAGCAGCCGAATTACGCCCGTTGAGACCGGAACACGGCGATACAGAATCTCGTCGGCCGCTATCGGTTCGGTTCCGGGCTGGAGTGACATACCGCCGCCGCCATTCGATCAAGTGGGGTCCGAGTCCGACCACGGGCCGCGCGACACATGTCGGTTGCCATTAAAGACGCGATATTCGATGTTGCTAACCGGAGGGATGTGAAGGGATTCAAACATTTGCCCCCATTCAAACTCAAAAACGATTCCGCCTTGAACGTCTGGGACGATCCGAAGCGGGGGGCTTTCCTTGGCGATGGGGTCGAGTTGGATGCCCAACACGGTTTCAACAACCGGCGGCCGCTCATAAGTGGGCAGCGTGGCGTCTTTGATGGGGCGTCGGCATAGCGTCAAGGCCGTGCAAGCGTCGGAACTTGGAAAGAACGATACGATCGCTCCGTAAGCTTGGCTTCGCTTTTTTTGACAACCGTCGAAAGACATCGCCACCGGCGGCTCCGGCTGCTTGCCGTGTTCCCGTCGCTTTGCTCCAATAGGGATCAGGTTGGGATACCGCATGTTCTTCGGTCCGAAGGAGCGTCATGACCAAGCTGTGGCGGATTCGCCCTCACGATCCGGAGCGAATTGCATTTCTCGAACGTGAAGCGAAAGTGCCGGCGGTCGTCGCTCAATTGCTGGCGTGCCGAGGGCTGCACGATGCCGAGCAGATTCGCGAATTTTTGAATCCCAAGCTCAGCGGCCTGCGCGATCCCGACGAATTGCCGGGGGCCGCGGCCGCTGCCGATCGGCTCATGAGCGCCATTCGCGACCGCCGGCCGATCGTCGTCTACGGCGACTACGATGCAGACGGCATCACCGGCGCCGCGCTGCTCTACGAATGCCTCACGCTGCTCGGCGCGCAGGCAAGTTATTACGTTCCTCATCGGATCGACGAAGGCTATGGCCTGCACGAGGAAGCGCTGCGAATGCTGGCCGGCCGCGGCGCTTCGCTCGTGGTGACGGTCGATTGCGGCATCGCGAGCATTGCTCAAGCCGATATCGCTCGCGAATTGGGGCTCGAGCTGATCATCACCGATCACCATGAATGGGGCGAACGATTGCCGGCCGCCGCGGCGATTGTTCATCCGCGCTTGCCTGGGTCGGCCTATCCGTTTGGCGGCTTGAGCGGGGCGGGGGTGGCGTTCAAGGTGGCTTGGGCGGTGTGCAAGCGGGCCAGCGACGCGAAAAAAGTCAGTCCGCCGATGCGCGAGTTTCTGCTGAAAGCGGTCGGGCTGGCGGCGATCGGCACCGTCGCCGACGTGGTGCCGCTGGTGGATGAAAATCGGATTCTGGTTCACCATGGTTTGGCGAGCCTCGGCGGCCGGCCCGGCTTGGGGATGCAACGGCTGTTGCAATTGACGAAGCTGGCCGGGAAGCCGGCGCTGGCGTGCGAAGACATCGGCTTCATGCTCGCCCCGCGATTGAATGCCGCGGGACGGCTGGGACAAGCGCAATTGGCCGTCGAATTGCTGACGACCAATTCCGCCGAGCGCGCGTCGGCGTTGGCCGACTATCTGCATGAGCTGAACAACAGTCGCGATAGCCTCGAGCGGAGCATTTATCTCGCGGCCCACAAGCAGGCGCAAGAACAGTTCGATCTGGAGCGCGACGCTGCCTTGGTGCTCGCCGGGCGCGATTGGCATCCGGGCGTGGTCGGCATCGTCGCCGGCCGGCTCGCGGAAAAATATCACCGGCCCGTCGTGGTCGTGGCACTCGACGGTTTGGGGGTGAAGCCTGGGGTCGGATCGGTGCGTGGCGTGGCGGGGTTTCATGTCCATCAGGCACTTGCCGCCTGCAGCGACTATCTCCTCAGCCACGGCGGTCATGCGGCGGCCGGAGGGCTCAAAATTGAGGAAGTGCAGATCGAAGCGTTCCGCGAAGAATTTTGCCGCTTCGCCGCGGAGATGATCCCGGCCGGCGAGCGAATCGCCGAGCTGTGGATCGATGGCGAAACCACCTTCAGCGCACTCACGCTGCAAGCCGTCGAACAACTCGAATCGCTTGGCCCCTTCGGCGAAGGCAATCGCCGGCCCTTGCTTTGCGCCGCCGGCGTGTCGATCAGCGAATCGCCGCGGGCGATCGGCGGCGGCGGACGCCACTTGAGCTTGCGGCTCGCACAACATGGCAGTCGCATGCGCGGCGTCGCTTTCGGGCAAGGAGAACGCATCGACGAACTGGCAAACCTCGCCGCGCCGATCGCCGTGGTATTTCGTCCGATCGTGAATCATTTTCAAGGGCGGCGGACGGTAGAATTGCATATCGTCGATTGGCGCACGGTCGATGGAACGCCGGATTCGCCGCCGGCTGCCGGTTCAGCCTATGCCACCGGTTCCGCCGGCGCCCCTTGTTGACGCACTGGCAGAACCAGCGGCATGCGCACGACTCCCGCGCCAAGCGGCTCGTCGCAGGCCATTGGCATATGCCTGGTCGGCGATCTGTCGCTTCTTTCGGCCGCTCGTTTCGCTTGGTTGCTGCTATGTCGACGCCTTCGCTATTCGCTGCTGCCCGGGAAAGAATGGTGCGGCGGCAACTGTTTCGCCGCGGGATTCGCTCGCCGCGCGTGTTGGCCGCGTTTCGCAATGTACCACGCGAGCGATTTGTTCCGAGCGGAGAACGCGGCGAAGCTTACGAAGATCGGGCGCTACCGATCGATTGCCGCCAGACGATCAGCCAGCCGTATATCGTCGGATTGATGACCGACGCGTTGCTGCTGGATGGAACCGAATCAGTGCTTGAGATTGGCACGGGCAGCGGTTATCAGACGGCCATTCTTGCCGAACTCGCCCGCCATGTGGTGAGCATCGAGCGACATGGCGAGCTATCGATCCAAGCGGCGGCGGTGTTGACGGAACTGGGTTACGGCAACGCCGAATTGATTGTCGGCGACGGAACACTCGGCTGGCCGGCGGCGGCGCCCTACGATCGGATCCTGGTGGCCGCGGCGGCCGACGAAATGCCGCCGGCGCTTTTCCAGCAGCTTCGCGAGGGGGGCATTTTGGTGCTGCCGGTCGGCGATTCCGAATCGCAATCGCTGTTGAAGATTCGCAGGATCAACGGCCGGCCGGAAGCCAGCGAACTCACCGCCTGCCGGTTCGTCCCGCTGATCGGAGCGGGCGGCGCGGGGAGCGACGATTCTGCGACGTGAATTGCGTTGGCGTCGTCCGCAGAGACGGGAACAGACGCCGGCCCCTTTTGCTCCCAGACTCCGCAGCTATCCGAAGCTGAAAGAGCATCTTGCGGGCACGACCACCGCAATCGTGGCGAAGTTTCGAGGGATGGAGTGGGAAGATGAGCGAGACACCTACCAGAGGCTTGCCGACCACGGAGTCACAGAAACAATCGCCGGATTCTGGCTTCCGGAGATGCTTGGAAGCGATGACGACCTGCTGGTCATCGAAATGGACATCGTGCAGACGCCCCCTTACATCATTGATTTTGCAAAGGTTCGGCTGAATCGCGAACCGGATTTCTCGGCCGAAACGCTCGCCGAGAATGACCGTCACGGAACATGGTTATTCGGAAAAAACTGGCCAACCGTCAAGATGCTGATGGCCGAGCTCGAGAGTTATCTAATTTACTATCTCGATCGCAAGCCACACATTGTTTTTCCGAACCCCGACGAAGACGGAGCGCTACCGCCGCATTTTTGATCCGCTACGTGGCCTTATCGCCTTCGCGCAGCCTCCCATATCTTAGTGCCATTCAGGGGACAGGTGCCCTTTTGCTCCGAAAGACTCAGTAAAAGGGGTCAGTGCCTCGGCGGTGTTGCGGGCGGCGCTAGTTCGTCTTGGCACGGCCGAATCGATTTGCTACCCTCTGCCCTCCGCCTGCCGAGCCGTTGGATTGCACGCCGGATTGCGTGGCTTCCGGCGAAAAACAGGTCTGCTCGGCCGGCCAATTCGCTCACCGTTGCCATCGCTCGACGCATCCGTATCTTGCGCGCGCTGGTTTGCCGACAAGGAAGGAG
Proteins encoded in this window:
- the recJ gene encoding single-stranded-DNA-specific exonuclease RecJ, with protein sequence MTKLWRIRPHDPERIAFLEREAKVPAVVAQLLACRGLHDAEQIREFLNPKLSGLRDPDELPGAAAAADRLMSAIRDRRPIVVYGDYDADGITGAALLYECLTLLGAQASYYVPHRIDEGYGLHEEALRMLAGRGASLVVTVDCGIASIAQADIARELGLELIITDHHEWGERLPAAAAIVHPRLPGSAYPFGGLSGAGVAFKVAWAVCKRASDAKKVSPPMREFLLKAVGLAAIGTVADVVPLVDENRILVHHGLASLGGRPGLGMQRLLQLTKLAGKPALACEDIGFMLAPRLNAAGRLGQAQLAVELLTTNSAERASALADYLHELNNSRDSLERSIYLAAHKQAQEQFDLERDAALVLAGRDWHPGVVGIVAGRLAEKYHRPVVVVALDGLGVKPGVGSVRGVAGFHVHQALAACSDYLLSHGGHAAAGGLKIEEVQIEAFREEFCRFAAEMIPAGERIAELWIDGETTFSALTLQAVEQLESLGPFGEGNRRPLLCAAGVSISESPRAIGGGGRHLSLRLAQHGSRMRGVAFGQGERIDELANLAAPIAVVFRPIVNHFQGRRTVELHIVDWRTVDGTPDSPPAAGSAYATGSAGAPC
- a CDS encoding type II toxin-antitoxin system HicA family toxin encodes the protein MPKMPAANYDRVVAVLERLGFVVVRQRGSHIRMEKALPDETLKITVPAHRPIKRSTLSHILKQAAVSLDDFLAAL
- a CDS encoding protein-L-isoaspartate(D-aspartate) O-methyltransferase, whose protein sequence is MSTPSLFAAARERMVRRQLFRRGIRSPRVLAAFRNVPRERFVPSGERGEAYEDRALPIDCRQTISQPYIVGLMTDALLLDGTESVLEIGTGSGYQTAILAELARHVVSIERHGELSIQAAAVLTELGYGNAELIVGDGTLGWPAAAPYDRILVAAAADEMPPALFQQLREGGILVLPVGDSESQSLLKIRRINGRPEASELTACRFVPLIGAGGAGSDDSAT